In Serratia sp. FDAARGOS_506, a genomic segment contains:
- a CDS encoding GMC family oxidoreductase codes for MATVMKKVDAVIVGFGWVGAIMAKELTEAGLNVVALERGPMRDTYPDGSYPQVIDELTYNIRRKLFQDLSKSTVTIRHNSSQTAVPYRQLAAFLPGTGVGGAGLHWSGVHFRVDPIELRMRSHYEERYGKNFIPKDMTIQDFGVTYDELEPFFDKAEKVFGTSGTAWTIKGQKVAQKGGNRFAPDRSDDFPLPAQKNTYSAQLFEKAALEVGYHPYNLPSANTSDSYTNPYGAQMGPCNFCGFCSGYACYMYSKASPNVNILPALRMEKRFELRTNANVLKVNLTDDKSRATGVNYVDAQGREIEQPADLVILGAFQFHNVHLMLLSGIGKPYDPVTGEGVVGRNFAYQNMTTIKAFFDKDVFTNPFIGAGGNGVGVDDFNADNFDHAKEGFVGGSPFWVNQAGTKPISGLPTPPGTPAWGSKWKAAVADAYTHHVSMDAHGAHQSYRSNYLDLDPNYKNVFGQPLLRMTFDWQENDIKMAQFMYDKMAPIAKAMNPKLIAGSPKNANSHFDTTSYQTTHMNGGAVMGEDPKTSAVNRYLQSWDVHNVFSIGASAFPQGLGYNPTGTVAALAYWSARAIREQYLKNPGPLVQA; via the coding sequence ATGGCAACGGTAATGAAAAAAGTAGACGCGGTGATCGTCGGCTTCGGCTGGGTGGGCGCGATCATGGCCAAAGAGCTGACCGAGGCCGGCCTCAACGTGGTGGCGCTGGAACGTGGCCCGATGCGCGACACTTATCCGGACGGTTCTTATCCGCAGGTGATCGACGAGCTGACCTATAACATCCGCCGCAAACTGTTCCAGGATCTGTCGAAAAGTACCGTCACTATTCGCCACAACAGCAGCCAGACCGCGGTACCTTACCGCCAGCTGGCGGCGTTCCTGCCGGGCACTGGCGTCGGCGGCGCCGGCCTGCACTGGTCAGGCGTGCATTTTCGCGTCGATCCGATCGAACTGCGCATGCGCAGCCACTATGAAGAGCGCTACGGCAAAAACTTCATTCCGAAGGACATGACCATCCAGGACTTCGGCGTGACCTACGACGAGCTGGAACCCTTCTTCGATAAAGCGGAGAAAGTGTTCGGCACCTCCGGCACCGCCTGGACCATCAAAGGACAGAAAGTGGCGCAGAAGGGCGGCAACCGCTTTGCGCCGGACCGTTCCGACGACTTCCCGCTGCCGGCACAGAAAAATACCTACTCCGCCCAGCTGTTCGAGAAAGCGGCGCTGGAGGTGGGTTACCACCCTTACAACCTGCCGTCCGCCAACACTTCGGATTCTTACACCAACCCGTACGGCGCGCAGATGGGCCCGTGCAACTTCTGCGGTTTCTGCAGCGGCTACGCTTGCTACATGTACTCCAAAGCCTCGCCGAACGTCAACATTCTGCCGGCGCTGCGTATGGAGAAACGCTTCGAGCTGCGCACCAACGCCAACGTGCTGAAGGTTAACCTGACCGACGACAAGTCCCGCGCAACCGGCGTGAACTACGTCGATGCGCAGGGTCGCGAGATTGAACAACCGGCCGATCTGGTGATCCTGGGCGCGTTCCAGTTCCACAACGTGCACCTGATGCTGCTGTCCGGCATCGGCAAGCCTTACGATCCGGTGACCGGCGAAGGCGTGGTTGGGCGCAACTTCGCCTACCAGAACATGACCACCATCAAGGCGTTCTTCGATAAAGACGTGTTCACCAACCCGTTCATCGGTGCCGGCGGCAACGGCGTGGGCGTGGACGACTTTAACGCCGATAACTTCGACCACGCCAAAGAGGGCTTTGTCGGCGGTTCGCCGTTCTGGGTCAACCAGGCGGGCACCAAGCCGATTTCCGGCCTGCCGACGCCTCCGGGCACTCCGGCCTGGGGCAGCAAGTGGAAAGCGGCGGTGGCGGATGCCTACACCCACCACGTCTCGATGGACGCCCACGGTGCGCACCAGTCGTATCGCAGCAACTATCTGGATCTCGATCCCAACTACAAGAACGTATTTGGTCAGCCGCTGCTGCGCATGACGTTCGACTGGCAGGAAAACGACATCAAGATGGCGCAGTTCATGTACGACAAGATGGCGCCGATCGCCAAGGCGATGAACCCGAAATTGATCGCCGGCAGCCCGAAGAACGCCAACAGCCACTTCGATACCACCAGCTACCAGACCACCCACATGAACGGCGGCGCGGTAATGGGGGAAGATCCGAAGACCAGCGCGGTCAACCGCTATCTGCAGAGCTGGGACGTGCACAACGTGTTCTCGATCGGCGCATCGGCCTTCCCGCAGGGGCTGGGCTACAACCCGACCGGCACCGTGGCGGCGCTGGCTTACTGGTCTGCCCGCGCCATTCGCGAGCAGTATCTGAAAAACCCAGGCCCATTGGTGCAGGCATAA